The proteins below are encoded in one region of Maribacter aestuarii:
- a CDS encoding cytochrome c oxidase subunit 3 — protein MDLTRGTAKEKNDRAKKMMLWFGIISLLMGFAGWTSAYIVSSSREDWASDLELPQAFFISTIIIILSSFSYIMAKRAVVKGNNSSGTTWLLVTLGLGIIFIYFQFIGFSEMVAQGYYFTGPTSSIKMSYVFLIAMVHIVHVVAGIISLLVVLYNQYKGRYSEKEYLGLSLGETFWHFLDFLWVYLILFMTFVK, from the coding sequence ATGGATTTAACACGAGGGACGGCTAAGGAGAAGAATGATAGGGCTAAAAAAATGATGCTATGGTTTGGTATCATCAGTCTTTTGATGGGTTTTGCTGGGTGGACCAGCGCGTACATCGTCAGTAGTTCTAGGGAGGATTGGGCAAGCGATTTAGAGCTTCCTCAGGCATTTTTCATCAGCACTATAATCATAATATTGAGTAGTTTCTCCTATATAATGGCCAAAAGAGCTGTTGTAAAAGGAAACAATAGTTCCGGAACTACATGGCTTCTGGTTACCCTTGGTTTAGGAATAATATTCATCTACTTCCAGTTTATTGGATTTTCGGAGATGGTGGCTCAAGGTTATTATTTTACGGGACCAACGAGCAGTATAAAAATGTCCTATGTATTTTTGATTGCTATGGTGCATATAGTGCATGTAGTTGCAGGAATAATTTCGCTTCTCGTAGTGCTGTATAATCAGTATAAAGGTCGATATTCAGAAAAGGAATATCTTGGATTGTCCTTGGGAGAAACTTTTTGGCATTTTTTGGACTTTTTATGGGTGTACTTAATCTTATTTATGACGTTCGTAAAATAA
- the gcvH gene encoding glycine cleavage system protein GcvH → MNIPSDLKYTKDHEWVRIEGDIATVGITDFAQGELGDIVYVEVDTLDETLDREAVFGTVEAVKTVSDLFLPLSGELVEFNEALEDEPEKVNSDPYGEGWMVKIKFSNKDEISDLLSDADYKELVGA, encoded by the coding sequence ATGAACATACCATCGGATTTAAAATACACAAAGGACCATGAGTGGGTTCGGATAGAAGGTGATATCGCCACAGTGGGGATTACGGACTTTGCCCAGGGGGAATTGGGTGATATTGTTTATGTTGAAGTGGATACTTTGGATGAGACGCTGGATAGAGAAGCTGTCTTTGGAACAGTAGAAGCGGTAAAGACCGTTTCTGATTTGTTTCTTCCACTTTCAGGTGAACTAGTAGAGTTTAATGAAGCCTTGGAAGATGAACCGGAAAAGGTTAATTCTGACCCCTATGGCGAAGGGTGGATGGTAAAAATTAAGTTTAGCAATAAAGATGAGATAAGTGATTTATTAAGTGATGCAGATTACAAAGAATTAGTAGGTGCTTAG
- a CDS encoding energy transducer TonB, which translates to MEPKKNPKADLTRNSSLYFVIGLFAVMLFTYVAFEWKTYDKTNDYDISMNVDDLLDEEVPMTEQIKTPPPPPPPAAPEIIEVVEDEEEVEETVIESTETSQEEEIVEVDDVVVDEMEEDVDVPFAVIENVPVFPGCENESDKRACFNSMMQKHIGKNFRYPEIAQEMGVQGRVNVMFVIQKDGSIGNVRMRGPDKNLEAEAARIIGKLPRMTPGKQRGRAVRVPFSIPITFKLQ; encoded by the coding sequence ATGGAACCGAAAAAGAATCCAAAAGCAGACTTGACCAGAAACAGTAGTTTATACTTTGTTATTGGTTTGTTCGCCGTTATGCTTTTTACCTATGTGGCATTTGAGTGGAAAACGTATGATAAAACCAACGACTATGACATTTCTATGAATGTTGACGATTTGTTGGATGAGGAAGTTCCAATGACGGAGCAAATTAAGACTCCACCACCTCCACCACCTCCAGCAGCTCCGGAAATTATAGAGGTTGTTGAGGATGAGGAAGAAGTTGAGGAAACGGTTATCGAGTCAACGGAGACCAGTCAAGAAGAAGAAATCGTTGAGGTAGACGACGTAGTTGTTGATGAAATGGAAGAGGACGTTGATGTTCCTTTTGCAGTTATTGAAAACGTCCCTGTTTTCCCTGGTTGTGAGAACGAAAGTGATAAAAGGGCATGTTTTAACTCAATGATGCAGAAGCATATTGGTAAAAACTTCCGCTATCCTGAAATTGCCCAAGAGATGGGCGTTCAAGGTAGGGTAAATGTGATGTTCGTAATTCAAAAGGACGGTAGTATCGGTAATGTTAGAATGAGAGGACCGGATAAGAATCTTGAGGCAGAAGCCGCAAGAATTATCGGCAAGCTTCCTAGAATGACACCAGGTAAGCAAAGAGGACGAGCAGTACGAGTACCTTTTAGTATTCCTATTACCTTCAAGCTTCAATAA
- the sprA gene encoding cell surface protein SprA, which yields MKQGATKFLKIAFKYLFLFVLFFAVTETSIAQETDTQEIDSVKTGFDLGRIVLENPDSIVSKYIYDPKLDRYIYNEQIGDFDIGYPIILTPDQYFDLIRKEGIKSYFKEKSDAYSGKKEGSEEARKNLLPNFYVNNNFFQSVFGGNTIEVIPQGSVAMDLGIIWQKNDNPSLSPRNRTNLSFDFDQRISLSMLGKIGERLQVTANYDTEATFDFQNIVKLDYTPTEDDIIRKIEIGNVNMPLNSSLIQGAQSLFGVKTQLQFGKTTVTAVFSEQRSQNNTVVAQGGGTLNEFSITALDYDEDKHFFLAQYFRDNYDRALSTYPYIQSQIQITRLEVWVTNRSQQTLNVRNVVALQDLGEPNEDQTRIGQNNGHAAGFFNNPTDSRPRNNANDFDPALIGNGGALTDNIRDIATVENGFNPARFINNYTPNQGFDYAILENARKLEQGRDYDFNSQLGYLSLNQRLSNDEVLGVAFQYTFQGEVFQVGEFANGGLDATTVSAGANPIIENNTLVLKLLKSNITNIGDPIWNLMMKNIYATGAFRLSEDDFKLNILYSDPTPRNYITPIVDFPQPVNGNKPLQERILLDVFNLDRLNVYNDLQPGGDGFFDFLPGITVDTQGGRIVFTTVEPFGEYLFNQLGGGDYSNESAYNENQEQYVFRDMYELTKAAALQDPEKNKFLLKGRYKAEGSNGIPIGAFNVPRGSVRVTAGGRQLQEGIDYTVNYQAGTVQILDPSLEASNTPINISVENNAVFGQQTRRFTGVNVEHQFNKNFVLGGTLLNLNERPLTQKSNFGVEPVNNTIFGLNGNFSTEVPWLTRMVNKLPNIDTDVPSNISVRAEVAWLQPNSPKNADFQGETTTYLDDFEGAQALIDIRASLGWTLASTPLEFAPGGQLSGSSPEDPANLENGFGRAKMAWYTIDPIFYTNQRPGGISDNDISTNPTRRVFIDEVFPQVDIAQGQTTVQGTLDVAYYPTQKGPYNNNPDFVSAPPTEKWAGIMRSLSSTNFEQANVEFVQFWVMDPYVDGEATSVGELVLNLGNISEDVLKDGKKQYENGLPGVDSNDFVAPTSWGEVPATQSLVYAFDASEANRALQDIGFDGLNDAAEQAIYDSNPGPDPALDNYQYYLNREGGILERYLDFNNPDGNSPVQVTNTNRGSTTLPDVEDIDRDLTMNTVNSYYEYRIQIKPNTTINDQYVTDIKEGITPTLPNGDQLNRRWIQYKIPLSDFSDAVGGITDFRSISFMRMYMTGFSSPTVLRFATLDLVRGDWRTYTKTLQDPDIDNDPSDDGTTLDVNTVNIEENNGRFPIPYVLPPGVVREQLNNNNTIIRQNEQSLSLLVEGLEAQDSRGVFKNLNIDIRQYEKIKMFMHAEKIVDSDYADSSTPLVGFLRMGTDFSQNYYQVELPLQFTPFNAVSEIEIWPEVNEIDLALSDLNKVKSLWIQGGDLSEVRFFEVENGEVFPVDEFAPRTPGRLRIGIKGNPSLGSIRSIMVGIKNQDNLPARGEVWFNELRLAGLDNNGGWAAVAAIDANIADFANVTATGSTSTSGFGSIDQMPNERAREDATSYDVVTNVNVGQLLPPKWGIQLPFNYGISEQIITPEFDPVYDDLKLDDLIDAAPNQEAAEEILEQAEDYTKRTSINLIGVRKNRGDEADENFYDIENFTFNYSYNETDHRDFEIAELRDQNVNTGFVYNHSFDPVEVAPFKKSDSLFTGKYWQWLKELNLNLLPTSVSVNSNINRQFNAQRFRDVREEGVERLELPELQQRNYLFNWQYAVNYNLTKSLRLNLTASNNNIVRNYFEDNEDPNSPIDQRLGLWDGFFDIGEPNRHSQQMQLNYDVPFAKIPALDFINAQYSYTSNFDWQRGGDALREVVGSDINTIQNANTHTLTSSLTLQKFYDRIGLKKRESVSKAPAGPIRRDKAGVAAGEQEKIEKKTSGLFNTVVDIVTMVKRLNINYNESNGTVLPGYTQSVGFIGTARPSIGFVFGSQADVRFEAARNGWLTGFQDFNEQFIKRTNKQLNLTATAQPTKDITIDLVTDRQYSNSYQENFNVDVSGDEPFYDAQLGNNFGSFSISTMMIGTAFGKSDEFDSDTFQEFKDNRITIANRLVSDRGEATGTLDEDGFPQRYGKTQQEVLLPAFFAAYTGQDVDRVNLDIFRQIPIPNWNIKYTGLMKNKWFKKKFKRFSLSHGYRAAYSINSFQTNLEKENGSIDLETGDLLPDLILNNVVLTDQFNPLMRVDFEMQNSISVLAEVRTDRALSLSFDNNLMTEINGKEYTVGLGYRIKDVKMVTNIGGNKTRLKGDLNLKADATLRDNITIIRNLDIDNNQITSGQNLLSIKFTADYALSKQLNALFFYDHSFSQFAVSTAFPQTTVNAGFTLRYNFGN from the coding sequence TTGAAACAAGGGGCAACTAAATTTCTTAAAATAGCTTTTAAGTACCTTTTCCTATTCGTATTATTTTTTGCAGTTACGGAGACTTCCATAGCCCAAGAAACGGATACGCAGGAGATAGACTCCGTTAAAACAGGATTTGACCTTGGGCGTATAGTCCTAGAAAATCCGGATAGCATTGTTTCCAAGTATATTTATGACCCCAAGCTGGACCGCTATATCTACAATGAGCAAATAGGGGATTTTGATATTGGATATCCGATTATCCTAACCCCCGACCAGTATTTTGATCTTATTCGGAAAGAAGGAATCAAATCCTATTTCAAGGAAAAATCCGATGCCTACTCAGGAAAGAAAGAAGGAAGCGAGGAGGCCCGTAAGAATTTGTTGCCCAACTTTTATGTCAATAATAATTTCTTTCAATCCGTTTTTGGAGGCAATACCATAGAAGTAATTCCACAAGGTTCTGTGGCGATGGATTTGGGGATAATCTGGCAGAAAAACGATAACCCCTCCTTATCTCCTAGGAACAGAACAAATTTATCATTCGATTTTGACCAACGCATCAGTCTAAGTATGCTGGGTAAAATAGGGGAGCGGCTTCAAGTAACCGCTAACTACGATACCGAAGCAACTTTTGATTTTCAGAATATAGTAAAACTGGATTATACGCCAACGGAGGACGACATTATTCGGAAGATTGAAATTGGAAATGTAAACATGCCATTGAACAGTTCCTTAATTCAAGGAGCGCAAAGTTTATTTGGGGTAAAGACGCAATTACAATTCGGAAAGACTACCGTTACTGCAGTTTTTTCAGAGCAACGTTCCCAAAATAATACGGTGGTTGCCCAAGGTGGAGGTACCCTGAACGAGTTTTCAATTACCGCCCTAGATTATGATGAGGACAAGCATTTCTTCTTGGCCCAATATTTTAGGGACAACTATGACAGGGCATTATCTACCTACCCTTACATTCAAAGCCAGATTCAGATAACACGATTGGAAGTATGGGTAACCAATAGGAGCCAACAGACCTTAAACGTTAGAAATGTAGTGGCGCTTCAGGATTTAGGAGAGCCGAATGAAGACCAAACTAGGATTGGGCAAAATAATGGTCACGCCGCTGGTTTCTTTAATAATCCAACAGACTCAAGGCCACGAAATAACGCCAATGACTTTGATCCAGCTCTTATCGGAAATGGAGGCGCTCTTACGGATAATATAAGGGATATTGCTACAGTTGAGAATGGTTTTAACCCTGCTAGGTTTATAAACAATTACACCCCTAATCAAGGTTTTGATTATGCTATCCTGGAGAACGCAAGAAAATTGGAGCAGGGACGCGATTATGATTTTAACTCCCAATTGGGCTACTTATCCTTGAACCAGCGCCTGAGCAACGATGAGGTTCTGGGTGTGGCATTTCAATACACATTTCAAGGTGAAGTCTTTCAGGTTGGGGAGTTTGCCAATGGTGGTCTAGATGCCACTACGGTGTCTGCAGGTGCCAATCCAATTATTGAAAACAATACTTTGGTGTTGAAGCTTTTAAAAAGTAACATCACCAATATAGGAGATCCTATTTGGAATTTGATGATGAAGAACATCTATGCGACCGGGGCCTTCCGTCTGAGCGAGGACGATTTTAAACTGAACATCCTTTATTCCGACCCTACGCCACGTAACTACATTACCCCAATTGTTGATTTTCCGCAGCCCGTAAACGGCAATAAACCTCTGCAGGAACGTATTTTATTGGATGTTTTTAATTTGGATAGACTAAACGTGTATAACGATTTGCAGCCGGGCGGGGACGGTTTTTTTGATTTTCTGCCAGGAATAACTGTGGATACCCAAGGTGGGAGAATCGTTTTTACAACGGTAGAACCTTTTGGGGAGTACCTGTTTAACCAACTTGGTGGGGGCGACTATAGTAACGAATCTGCCTATAATGAAAATCAGGAACAATATGTTTTTAGGGATATGTACGAGCTTACCAAAGCAGCTGCATTACAAGATCCCGAGAAAAATAAATTTCTTTTGAAAGGTAGGTATAAAGCCGAAGGGAGTAATGGTATTCCAATAGGTGCTTTTAATGTGCCCAGAGGTTCGGTTAGGGTAACCGCAGGAGGAAGACAATTGCAGGAAGGTATTGATTATACAGTGAACTATCAGGCGGGAACGGTCCAGATTTTGGATCCAAGTCTGGAGGCTTCCAATACGCCCATTAATATTTCCGTAGAGAACAACGCAGTTTTTGGTCAACAGACCAGACGATTTACAGGCGTAAATGTGGAACATCAATTCAACAAGAATTTTGTACTTGGAGGTACGTTACTCAATTTGAACGAAAGACCATTGACCCAAAAATCTAATTTTGGGGTGGAGCCTGTGAACAATACTATTTTTGGCCTTAATGGAAATTTTTCAACAGAAGTTCCGTGGCTCACCAGGATGGTCAACAAACTACCGAATATAGATACCGATGTACCTTCCAATATTTCGGTCCGTGCTGAAGTAGCCTGGTTACAACCTAATTCGCCCAAAAATGCCGACTTTCAGGGAGAGACTACGACCTATCTTGATGATTTTGAAGGGGCACAGGCGCTGATAGACATTAGGGCCTCTTTAGGATGGACTTTGGCCAGTACACCCTTGGAGTTTGCACCTGGCGGACAATTGTCGGGAAGTTCGCCCGAGGATCCGGCCAATCTAGAAAACGGTTTTGGAAGGGCAAAAATGGCCTGGTATACTATTGACCCTATCTTTTATACCAATCAAAGACCAGGGGGTATAAGTGACAACGATATTTCTACAAACCCTACACGAAGGGTCTTTATTGATGAGGTCTTTCCACAAGTGGATATTGCCCAAGGCCAAACAACGGTCCAGGGAACATTGGACGTCGCTTATTACCCGACTCAGAAAGGTCCATACAACAACAACCCGGATTTTGTTAGTGCGCCTCCGACCGAGAAATGGGCTGGGATAATGAGGTCGTTGAGCAGTACCAATTTTGAACAGGCGAATGTGGAGTTCGTACAGTTTTGGGTAATGGATCCCTATGTGGATGGTGAAGCCACCAGTGTTGGAGAACTCGTTTTGAACTTGGGAAATATTTCCGAGGATGTCTTGAAGGACGGCAAAAAGCAATATGAAAATGGACTGCCTGGAGTGGATAGTAATGACTTTGTTGCACCTACCTCATGGGGAGAGGTTCCGGCCACGCAATCTTTGGTATATGCCTTTGATGCCAGCGAGGCCAATAGGGCTTTGCAGGATATTGGTTTTGATGGATTGAACGATGCCGCGGAACAAGCAATTTATGACAGCAACCCTGGACCGGATCCGGCCTTGGACAACTATCAATATTATCTGAACAGAGAAGGTGGGATTTTAGAGCGTTATTTGGATTTTAATAATCCGGATGGTAACTCACCGGTACAAGTAACCAATACAAACAGGGGGTCCACGACACTCCCGGATGTTGAGGATATTGATAGAGATTTAACCATGAATACGGTGAACAGTTATTACGAGTATCGTATTCAGATTAAGCCGAACACGACCATCAATGACCAATATGTCACCGATATCAAGGAGGGTATTACCCCAACACTTCCAAATGGCGATCAATTGAACCGTAGGTGGATACAGTATAAAATTCCATTGAGCGATTTTAGCGATGCTGTTGGAGGAATCACCGATTTCAGGTCCATCAGTTTCATGCGGATGTATATGACAGGATTTTCAAGCCCTACGGTACTTCGTTTTGCAACCTTGGATTTGGTGCGCGGGGATTGGAGAACGTATACCAAAACACTTCAAGATCCGGATATTGATAATGACCCTTCCGATGATGGTACCACTTTAGATGTGAATACCGTAAATATTGAAGAAAACAACGGTAGGTTTCCAATTCCCTATGTTCTGCCACCAGGTGTTGTACGGGAACAATTGAACAATAACAATACGATAATACGCCAAAATGAGCAGTCACTCTCGTTACTGGTAGAAGGTCTTGAGGCACAGGATTCGCGTGGGGTTTTTAAGAACTTGAATATTGATATACGTCAATATGAAAAAATAAAAATGTTCATGCATGCCGAGAAAATCGTAGATAGCGATTATGCCGATAGTTCTACGCCCCTAGTTGGTTTCTTGCGTATGGGAACGGATTTCTCACAGAACTACTATCAAGTGGAGCTTCCATTGCAGTTCACCCCTTTCAATGCTGTTTCCGAAATCGAAATATGGCCGGAGGTAAATGAAATTGATTTGGCCTTAAGTGATTTGAACAAAGTGAAATCGTTATGGATTCAAGGTGGCGATTTGAGCGAAGTGCGTTTCTTTGAGGTGGAGAACGGCGAAGTTTTCCCGGTGGATGAATTTGCACCAAGGACACCAGGCAGACTAAGGATAGGAATTAAGGGTAACCCATCATTGGGGAGTATACGAAGTATTATGGTCGGTATCAAGAACCAAGATAACTTACCGGCACGAGGCGAGGTTTGGTTCAATGAGTTACGATTGGCCGGACTGGATAATAATGGGGGCTGGGCAGCGGTAGCAGCAATCGATGCCAATATCGCCGATTTCGCCAATGTAACGGCCACGGGAAGTACCAGTACTTCAGGCTTTGGCTCCATAGACCAGATGCCTAATGAAAGAGCACGGGAAGATGCTACCTCCTACGATGTGGTAACCAATGTGAATGTGGGGCAGTTATTACCTCCAAAATGGGGAATTCAACTTCCTTTTAATTATGGGATATCCGAACAGATCATTACCCCGGAGTTTGACCCGGTTTACGATGATTTGAAATTGGATGACCTCATTGATGCAGCACCTAATCAAGAGGCTGCGGAAGAGATACTGGAACAGGCGGAAGATTATACGAAGCGAACTAGCATCAATCTCATAGGAGTGCGTAAAAACAGGGGAGATGAAGCTGATGAAAATTTCTATGACATCGAAAACTTTACGTTCAATTATTCCTATAACGAAACAGATCATCGGGATTTCGAGATCGCCGAGTTGCGTGATCAAAATGTAAACACAGGGTTTGTGTACAATCATAGTTTCGACCCAGTAGAAGTGGCGCCTTTTAAAAAGAGCGATTCCCTTTTCACCGGTAAATATTGGCAGTGGCTCAAAGAATTGAATTTAAATTTGTTGCCGACGAGTGTATCGGTTAACTCTAACATCAATAGACAATTCAATGCGCAACGTTTTAGGGATGTTCGGGAAGAAGGTGTGGAGCGTCTGGAACTGCCGGAACTGCAGCAGCGTAATTACCTATTCAATTGGCAATATGCGGTTAACTACAATTTGACTAAATCACTTCGATTAAATTTGACGGCTTCCAATAACAACATTGTCCGTAATTATTTTGAGGATAATGAAGACCCTAATTCACCCATAGACCAGAGATTGGGCCTTTGGGATGGTTTCTTTGATATTGGGGAGCCGAACAGACATTCACAGCAAATGCAGTTGAATTATGATGTTCCTTTTGCCAAAATACCGGCCCTTGATTTCATCAATGCACAATATTCCTATACTAGTAATTTTGATTGGCAACGAGGCGGTGATGCCTTGAGAGAAGTAGTCGGTAGCGATATCAATACCATCCAAAATGCCAATACCCACACTTTAACCTCGTCCTTAACCCTTCAAAAGTTCTATGATCGAATTGGATTAAAGAAACGAGAGTCCGTATCAAAAGCTCCAGCAGGGCCTATTAGAAGGGACAAAGCGGGTGTTGCGGCTGGCGAGCAGGAAAAAATTGAAAAGAAGACCAGCGGCCTTTTTAATACGGTTGTGGATATTGTAACGATGGTAAAGCGCTTGAACATCAATTATAATGAAAGTAATGGTACGGTACTACCAGGCTATACGCAGTCGGTAGGATTTATAGGTACGGCAAGACCGTCAATAGGTTTTGTTTTTGGTAGTCAGGCAGATGTTCGCTTTGAGGCGGCCAGGAACGGGTGGTTGACCGGGTTTCAGGATTTCAACGAACAGTTTATTAAACGCACGAACAAACAGTTGAACCTAACGGCAACGGCACAACCTACAAAAGATATAACGATAGATTTGGTAACGGACAGACAGTATTCCAATAGCTATCAAGAAAATTTTAATGTCGATGTTTCTGGGGATGAACCTTTTTATGACGCACAGCTAGGAAATAATTTTGGAAGCTTTAGCATTTCAACCATGATGATAGGTACGGCATTTGGCAAGAGCGATGAGTTCGATTCCGATACTTTTCAGGAATTCAAGGATAACCGAATTACCATTGCCAATAGACTGGTATCCGATAGAGGTGAAGCCACTGGGACCTTGGATGAAGACGGATTCCCGCAGCGATACGGAAAAACGCAACAGGAAGTGCTGCTTCCCGCATTTTTTGCGGCCTACACCGGACAGGATGTTGACCGCGTGAACTTGGACATATTCAGGCAAATCCCTATTCCCAACTGGAACATAAAGTACACGGGACTGATGAAAAACAAGTGGTTCAAGAAAAAATTCAAGCGATTTTCATTAAGCCATGGATACAGGGCGGCCTACAGTATTAATTCTTTCCAAACGAACCTGGAAAAGGAAAATGGAAGCATCGATTTAGAAACTGGCGATTTGCTACCAGATTTAATCCTGAACAATGTGGTGCTTACAGACCAGTTTAATCCGTTGATGCGGGTAGACTTTGAAATGCAAAACTCCATCAGTGTCTTGGCGGAAGTACGAACGGATAGGGCCCTCTCCTTGAGTTTTGACAATAATTTAATGACCGAAATTAACGGTAAGGAATATACGGTTGGCTTAGGATATCGAATTAAGGACGTTAAAATGGTGACCAATATAGGGGGAAACAAAACACGCCTTAAGGGAGATTTGAACCTAAAAGCAGATGCCACGCTTAGGGACAACATCACCATTATCAGGAATTTGGATATTGATAACAATCAAATCACATCAGGTCAAAATCTATTGTCCATAAAATTTACGGCGGATTATGCGCTCAGCAAGCAACTTAATGCTTTGTTTTTCTATGATCACTCCTTCTCGCAGTTTGCGGTCTCCACCGCGTTTCCACAGACCACGGTCAACGCAGGATTTACCTTGCGATATAATTTTGGTAACTAG
- the cyoE gene encoding heme o synthase — protein MKTAVGEAKNGSLGLVFADFKEITKARLAISVVFSSIAGYLLGAYELELAPVLLLAFGGYCMVGASNAYNQIIEKDLDALMQRTRNRPIPAGRMSVSKAMAIAVVLTVLGVVSLYLLNPKTAMFGAISIFLYTSVYTPLKTKTPLAVFVGAFPGAIPFMLGWVAATNDFGIEPGTLFMIQFFWQFPHFWALGWMLDDDYKKGGFKMLPTGKKDSGTALQIIMYTIWMMVISIIPVFGITGRLQLSIVSAVLIFMMGAVMLFFALRLYSKRDNATARKLMLTSVSYITLIQIIYVIDKFLR, from the coding sequence ATGAAGACTGCTGTAGGGGAGGCAAAAAACGGTTCACTTGGATTGGTTTTTGCCGATTTTAAGGAAATTACAAAGGCTAGACTGGCTATTAGTGTAGTTTTCTCCTCAATTGCGGGTTACCTTCTTGGCGCTTACGAACTAGAACTGGCCCCCGTATTGCTATTAGCTTTTGGTGGTTACTGCATGGTTGGGGCCAGTAACGCCTACAATCAGATTATAGAAAAAGATTTGGACGCATTAATGCAACGTACCCGTAACAGACCCATTCCTGCCGGAAGAATGTCTGTAAGCAAAGCTATGGCAATTGCAGTGGTTTTAACGGTTTTAGGGGTCGTTTCATTATACTTGCTAAACCCCAAAACGGCCATGTTCGGGGCCATCTCTATCTTTCTTTATACGAGCGTTTATACTCCTTTAAAAACAAAGACCCCTCTTGCTGTATTCGTTGGTGCTTTTCCTGGGGCCATCCCTTTTATGTTAGGCTGGGTTGCTGCGACCAATGATTTTGGAATTGAACCAGGCACGTTGTTCATGATTCAATTTTTTTGGCAATTTCCACACTTTTGGGCGTTGGGTTGGATGTTGGACGATGATTATAAAAAGGGAGGATTTAAAATGTTACCCACAGGCAAAAAAGATTCGGGTACAGCGCTTCAAATAATCATGTATACCATTTGGATGATGGTCATTTCTATTATTCCGGTATTCGGAATTACGGGTCGGTTACAATTATCCATAGTATCGGCCGTATTAATTTTTATGATGGGTGCTGTCATGCTGTTTTTTGCGCTTAGGCTTTACTCTAAAAGGGATAATGCAACCGCAAGGAAATTAATGCTTACCAGCGTGAGCTATATAACACTCATTCAAATTATTTACGTTATAGATAAATTTTTAAGATAG
- a CDS encoding VanZ family protein — protein MLSKVLYRILFAGWLVFVTFASLSTFETSGSSLTKIPHFDKFVHFIFYFIMVILGVLAVREYLKTSIKFSKVMVCVLLFAVIYGIIIEVLQYTWTINRQGDILDALANTVGALLGMWVARILFSRKWSLK, from the coding sequence GTGCTTAGCAAAGTATTATACCGAATTCTTTTTGCAGGCTGGCTGGTGTTCGTAACATTTGCCAGCTTGTCTACTTTTGAAACAAGTGGTTCTTCACTAACTAAGATTCCACATTTTGATAAGTTCGTTCATTTTATCTTCTATTTTATCATGGTAATCTTAGGTGTTCTAGCTGTAAGGGAGTACTTAAAAACATCGATAAAGTTTTCAAAAGTGATGGTTTGCGTGCTTCTCTTTGCCGTTATATATGGCATAATTATTGAAGTATTACAGTATACTTGGACCATTAATCGACAGGGTGATATTTTAGATGCCCTCGCAAATACCGTTGGGGCTTTGCTGGGAATGTGGGTCGCTAGAATTTTGTTTTCTCGAAAATGGTCGTTAAAATGA